A genomic stretch from Marinifilum sp. JC120 includes:
- a CDS encoding flagellar hook protein — MAVASVSTTNYSSNTTSGGFTINGLGDGTDWTDLINASVEAESYELDQYQDDLKEAEAVSELLEALNEEVITLSGMLQGMDEMDEFLAYSVSTTGDGEVQASIEDGATEDSYNVVVNQLAQKDIWISEGISINSSDQTIVSADSFVTLSYAGEDITMDVTAGTTAQELVDQINSDPDFDDKITASLISDGDNYYIKFSGQDTGADNAVGLTDLSAIDGYTAGSFTNTQTAQNSQLKVDGFPSGADEWIERDSNTVDDVIDNMTMTLNTTTDSAGINIGISYDTDAMVETIETFVSEVNQLLYDLLDITGELAAEDDDDNGTVYIKDPTLDLVYDSVKDSLTSAGLGFLYYDSETGEGDKYASLSAIGITTDSTEGSSTFGQLEIDYDELEDVLAGDPEAVAMLFAANGEAETDSSDLRVISTISGLTGAGEYNVEYTISSGTITSATIDGQEMFIEGNTLLAGSDSNANGLYLEVSDLTDGSYSSTVTVKQGKCGQIADLCSDLTDVSTGSIPLLAASYDDLTVKLENDIYNEEARLDTYQTRLEEKYSALDTMLAYYSGVESQLEMTLASLDSS, encoded by the coding sequence ATGGCTGTCGCTTCTGTTTCAACTACCAATTATTCTTCCAACACCACTTCCGGGGGCTTTACCATTAACGGACTCGGTGACGGGACGGACTGGACTGACTTGATAAATGCCTCTGTGGAGGCTGAAAGTTATGAGTTGGATCAATATCAGGATGATCTGAAAGAGGCAGAAGCTGTCTCAGAGCTTCTTGAGGCATTGAATGAAGAAGTGATTACTCTTTCCGGGATGTTACAGGGTATGGATGAAATGGATGAGTTTTTAGCCTATTCTGTGTCTACTACCGGGGATGGCGAAGTTCAGGCGTCCATTGAGGACGGAGCCACCGAAGACTCCTACAATGTGGTGGTGAACCAACTGGCCCAAAAAGATATCTGGATTTCTGAGGGAATATCCATAAATTCGTCGGATCAGACCATAGTTTCCGCTGATTCATTCGTCACCCTTTCCTATGCCGGAGAGGATATAACCATGGATGTCACTGCCGGAACCACAGCACAGGAATTGGTCGATCAGATTAACAGCGACCCGGATTTTGATGATAAAATAACCGCTTCTCTGATCAGCGACGGCGATAATTATTATATTAAGTTCAGCGGACAAGATACCGGAGCAGATAACGCTGTGGGTCTTACTGATTTGAGTGCCATTGACGGATACACTGCCGGATCATTCACTAACACACAGACTGCCCAGAATTCACAGCTGAAGGTGGATGGTTTTCCTTCCGGTGCGGATGAATGGATAGAGCGTGATTCCAATACTGTTGATGATGTTATCGACAACATGACTATGACCCTCAACACCACTACGGATTCTGCGGGGATCAACATTGGGATCTCCTACGATACGGATGCCATGGTCGAGACCATTGAAACTTTTGTTTCCGAGGTGAATCAGCTTTTGTACGATTTGCTGGATATTACCGGGGAACTGGCTGCTGAGGATGATGACGATAACGGCACGGTTTATATTAAAGATCCCACTCTTGATCTTGTTTATGACTCAGTTAAAGACTCACTTACGTCCGCCGGGTTGGGTTTTTTGTATTATGACAGCGAGACCGGGGAGGGAGATAAATATGCTTCACTGTCAGCTATTGGGATAACCACGGACAGTACCGAAGGTTCGTCCACTTTCGGCCAGCTTGAAATAGATTATGATGAGTTGGAAGATGTTTTGGCTGGTGACCCTGAAGCGGTTGCCATGCTTTTTGCTGCAAACGGCGAGGCAGAGACCGACAGTTCGGATCTGCGGGTAATCTCCACCATTTCAGGATTAACCGGAGCCGGGGAGTATAATGTGGAATATACGATTTCAAGCGGGACTATAACGTCAGCCACCATTGACGGGCAGGAAATGTTTATTGAAGGTAATACCTTGCTTGCCGGGAGTGACAGCAATGCCAACGGACTTTATCTGGAAGTCTCGGATTTGACCGATGGATCATATTCCAGCACAGTTACAGTAAAGCAGGGCAAGTGCGGACAGATTGCTGATTTGTGTTCAGACCTGACCGATGTCTCCACCGGGAGTATTCCGCTGCTCGCAGCAAGTTATGATGATCTGACCGTGAAACTCGAAAATGATATTTACAACGAAGAAGCAAGACTGGATACTTATCAGACGAGATTGGAGGAGAAGTATTCTGCTCTAGATACAATGCTGGCTTATTATTCAGGGGTAGAAAGCCAACTTGAAATGACTCTCGCCTCCCTTGATTCAAGCTAG